The Leptidea sinapis chromosome 3, ilLepSina1.1, whole genome shotgun sequence genome segment attcttttttaataaactttgaGACTAAGCATCTTATATCTCacggtgatgagcgcaattgtagtgccgctcagaatttttgggtttttcaagaatcctgagcggcactgcattgtaataggcagggagtatcaattggCATCAGCTGAATATCTCCCTCGTGTCcctcattatcataaaaaaaaacaattcgttacaataaaattcaAGCCTAATCGCCCCCTTctcaatcagtggtatcattcacaaaattatttatgttattttacctCTAATAATTTTTACcacttcttttgaatttcgtagcTGCACATCACATTCCACAACTGCGCGTATCACAAAAACCTTTTTGCCTCGCAGCCATATTGTGAAAGTCTTCTCAAAGAGACGCCGGCAAGTGTCTTAATTCTTCTTAGAgcgcaataatatttattatttacgacgTATGACAGCAATTATGTAAACATCTTTCGTATAACACCTGATGATGTCATAGGTGAAATCAACAAGTTGAAGCAGAGCGAATCCGTAGGAACGGATTATATTCCTCCCGTAGTTCTAAAGCTGGCAAAAAAGAACTTCTGTATGCCTCTTTGTCATATTTTCAGCCTTGGAATCGGTTGAATATCCGTCCCAATGGAAGTTGTCGAGAGTTGCCCCGATACCAAAAAGCTCTGATAAATCGAAATTTGAAGAGTACCGTCCTATTGCATTGTTGTCTTCGCCCGCAAAGGGTATTTGAAAGCAGCGTCTATGTGTTGTGAATAATCACAACTACATAGACGCGCAAGTGGACAAATACATTTGTGGCGAACAACATGGTTTTGGACCGAAAAGATCTGTAGACACTAACTTGTTGTTACTAGTTGATTTTATCTCGTACAAACTAGATCGTGGTTCTCCGGTTGACGTGCTTTACTTTGACTTCCAGAAAGCATTTGACAGGGTCAATACTGACATATTGTTACAAAAACTTAGGGCAATTGGCTCTGCACCGAGACTTCTCCGACTTATCGCAGACTACTTGCGTGACCGTCAACAATAATATATCCGGCTTGGTCTGCTCGAATCCAATCATTACCACACGCGATCTGGGGTTAGTCAGGGATCGATACTGGGGCCTCTTCtgtttctcttaatgattaatGATATTCCAGGTATGCTTGATAAATCTCGGTGTCTCCTTTATGCTGATGACCTAAAACTCTTAAAGATATCAAATCTGATCTTGAGGAACCGTATGGCATTTAATACGTCCATATGCTATGCCATGACTTTCAGTCGAAAGCGGTGCCCAATAgagtttgattataaaattgGTGGTGATTCGATATCTCGACCAGAAACTATCAAAGACCTGGGTGTCACATCTGGGTGTCGAATGACCGAAAGTTAACCGTCCATGATCATATTACCACTCTGGCCAAGGAATCCTATAGAATTTTAGGCTTTGTTTTGAGGAATTCTGGGGATTTCACATCTGAACCAGTCATGGGGCTTTTATTTGGTTCTTCAGTGCGCAACTAGCTAGAAACAGCTATGTGTGGGTGGAATCCGCATGAAAGTACTTATGTACTCCTTCTCGAAAAGGTACAAAAAGCTTTTCTTAGGTACCTTTACAAACGTATGCATGGATACTACCCCTATATGTATCCCATAAAATTTCTTCTGGGTACATTAGCCTACAACTCCCTGTTATGTTATTTCCAAAATAATTAATGCTATACCTACTTGCGTTTTATTTCCTTATTCCTTCTTTCctatcaacagttacttttagtaagcaattattaatgaatttatgtaatattacatttaaatttgtattatcGTATTGTGTTCTTTAGATATTATCGTGTTTTACTGTTGATATTGTAggaatatttgtatattttgatgGTGTTTTTTTTACGTAAAGCGGTTGTGAAGTATCGAAACTGTTGTATTTTTATCActattttgttgaataaatattttgttaacttGTTGTTGTCTTATTTCCCTCTTTCTGGCAAATCTGGTATTCAGGTTTAACAAACGACGCCGAAAGAAGGTTATTGAAGAAAGAAAAAAGTGTGTGAAAGAGATGGGAGatctaaaaaaataaagcaCTTATATAATTAGGTCTAAAACCGCTTTTCCACCACGAACGGAGTGAACCTATTAAGGACTCCGTTCAACTCACAAGAGTAAAACTGATACTTGTGTTTCCACCAACAAATAATCGAGCGGAAAGGACTCTGCTCCGCTGCCTAGATACTCTAGATAGGTAGATAGGAACTCGCTCAGTTCTAGGTAGCGGAGTGGATTCATTAAGGAGTTCGTTTGACTCGCAATGACAAGAACTAGCAAGTTCAAtgtgtatttttgtttgattaatatatattattttagataagttttaaaaatgtattgaaattaataatttaattgttttaaacattatgcAAATTCAAgtattaatactaaaagttataagtttcacttctatcggcagtctctacaactgccaattttttaacTTGTAAGATGTTTATTGACTTTATTTAAGTCCCAAAAATAGCATCGCTCCACATGGCACACCCAGAAATACCACCCTTGCTATACGAATTTGTGAATTTCAAAATACCCACGATTCTCATAGAACTTTTTGTAAGTAGATACCTGCTTACAAAAACCATAGAAAGTATTGCTTTCCTTGATGTAGTTCAGAACGATTTATCATGGCCACCATTAAATGAAACATGTCTAGTTTTTTTTGTCACTTaactacattttatttttatgtataagaggagtcaaacaggcaagaggctcacgtgatgcaAAGTAGGGacgcaaccacccatggacgtCATCAACACCAgcggtcaagagatgcgttgctgaCGGTATGTTGCGAGCTATAACCTTAAAGTTGCCTAAGTTATATTGGTTGGGGAAAACTgtagccggtaattgattccacaaagtggcaaTGTGTgtctgttttctttttttaatctaaACGTTTCCACATAAGGATCGGTTCGCTTCTGTGAATAatttggtgttgtaagagatgCATGGCAGTTCAGTAGTGCTCGTGGCGATAGCATCTACATTAATTAACAGTTGCTAACGTAGGATTATTTGGAGTGCCAACTGATAACATAAGAGAGAGGGAGATAGAGATAGACGCCGGACACTCGACAATAAAGGACGCTAGTCGCTATAACAGACACTAATTTATACCCGCGAGTGTCCTAGGCATTAACTTGTAAATTTTATCTGATAGGTCTTGAAgtaactattacatattctttgctaTTACTTCTGTAGTTTACGAGTGCAACACGAAATAAACTAAAGTAAAGATTGAGTCGGTGGTTTAATTTACAAGCTCCCGACACGACAGGCTATTCCTAGcttacctagtttccgttgaatCTTTTCAGATTTTTCTATAGATGGATAAAGTTGGGGAAGCCAGGATTTCTTGCAGCATTAGCAAAAAAATATCCTGGCTACGACATTCTCTTGCCAAGTTGTACATAAGCAATAATTTACTGCCGTCAACCGCTCTGAAAGAAGAACAAAATGGCGTAGTGATGACAGCTCAAGTGACAATACTTTCGTACAAtctaaactgtaaaaatattctcATTTATGTGTTTCCATGTGTTAAATCGATCCTAAAGTCTAAACATTTATTATGATTTCTAATTCTATTTGTCACCAACAAATTTTGATACGAAATATTCTTAGATATAACCCTTTCATTGTGTAAGCTGTAAAGTaagttattgaatatattatcttCTTTTATACCTAATACATACATAGCGGAACTGGTAAACATAGTAGcttcattaatttaaaacattggtTGATCGCTATTGTAGTAATCGTAGGTATTCTTATATCTGGCTTTCACAAGCACACAATTATAAATATAGCTACTTATCGAGAAATATTGTGATGATTTTTAAGTAAGATCCTGTGTCATCGAATAAaccatatttatttaagtttttatggTCCCTATTTTTGTTAATCCTTATTTAACACTACTTAAAATTTCAGAGATTTATTGAACTAAATGGGCTTAGTACAGTCAATATTTTGTTCTGTTATATTCTGCATCGAAAGGTAacgtttaattttatattattatctgtatACATTTCTGACAAGTCATATGACCTCCTAAAATGATCAGTTTCCAGTTATTGTTATAACTTAATGGCAACTAGATATAAGCGTGTCGAAACTCGACCCGTTGGCGTTGAGTAAAAACATCGCTTCAATGTGCGTTTCCTAATTATACGAGTGGGATGCTGAAAATATACCATCATGATTCCTGCAATAGAATTTCAGCATCACACGCTAAGACCTAATACGGACGTCCCAATACCGTCCTAACCAGATAAATGGAGTTCGTCCCCAGTGTGATTTTCGAGAAACTCTTTGCATGCGAAACCATATAAAACGAAAATTCGCAACCTTCGCTTACCTAGTCGATATAAAAGGAGGTCTCTTGTGATTGCTAACATATACACCAGAGCATGGAGCGCTGGAGTCTTTTCCACCTCCTAACGTTATTTTACTATCTTTAGTTTTAGTAGTTTTACACCTTTAGGTACGAGTATTCGCCACCAGGCTAACAcaattttatctttaaaaaataatagttagaaaaaactaaaaagcacgctttatataaaattcaactaaaaaatagaaaataaatttaaaatagtgtaaaaaaaatatattttattgtaaaaagaaGCGTGGGGTttagaagaattattaatttaataatatcctAAAAAGCActccacgctttttttacactattatcaatttaaatttattttctattttttagttgaattttatataaagcgtgctttttagttttttttaactattatttatttttcattttttagttaaattttctataaaagcgtatttttaaaactattaagtacttgaacatcaattcctgccttatcgactatagatgaaaattatataaattaacaaaaatcatattttgcaaattgaataattgaataattttatcaaattagtgtaatgtcatcggtcctcgataaatctacaaagtttgaacgaaatctagccgtttaaagtgggtcaaaatcgcgcccaaagaagtccgttacaaacatacaggtgaagctaatataaattGTGTCTAGCTCAGAGGTTTGAGGTATGcctactttttcgaatgggcgCCGGTTCTGACTTTTAATAAGGCGACACTTAATGCCAACAACCTTGAGCGAGTGAGTAGGGAGTAGGTTGCGCCACTCCCCGCAACCACACAATGTACCCCCGCAATACACTTTGTTTTATTCCGATATGCTAACTAAACTCATGATAgagattaacccccttattcataatagtctgctaacttaaagcattgctaattctcactctgtcttcttctattgccCTAAGTCAGactgagaaaaaacactcctaagcggctgttttaagttagcggaccattatgaataagggggtaagtacataatattatcatggtTAAATACGTTACATCCTGTATTAGTAATTTTTCCATTGTAAGGCGTTTATATTTTGAAgccaatttatttattgtataatttttgtaaagaaatcCCGTGGTATTTGCGCTATATATTAGTGTCGTAGTCTACTCGTGACAGTGGTCAGCAATTCACTGCCTCCCGTAACCAAGAGCACATAAATAACACTGTTTTACAAAAGTAAAATAGGTATTTATCAAAGTATTAAGGGAACAGTTTTTTtcatcatttaattttttcaaacaTACTAACCGATTAGGTGTGACgttgaatttaaaaatcataatctaTGTCCCAGAACACGTGCTAATAACAtctaaatttgtatataaataaaatggttAGGTTATACGAGTTAAGAAGTCTTAAAATTcacaaaacaatattatgtgAATTTCCTTTTCAGGGTCTTAACATGGACTTGCTGTGCTTTTGTCTTGATGTTAATCATGTTCACTATAATTGTACTGATGGTGTACGGTATATCGGTCGGTTACCATTACGCCCAAAAGGAACTGGCGTCGTTTGCTAGTAAGTTCTTAAATACAATATGTTTTCGTACTTATTCTCGTTATCTCGAAGGTCTATTACCTGTTAATATCATAGTGCGAAGGTATTACCTAAGACGTCTCAACGAAATCAAGTGTTGCATAGTTTTGAAGACAGTTACAGAGATCAAATCACTcgaattatatttaagtatattgtattaaatatatcgttgccttCTACCCACGGTACCTCCacgctatgcctagtttggggcaagataatttgtgtaaaagtgtatcagtattatttgattattattatattaatattttttgtcacttaattaattgttaggTACTTACGTATTGAAATGCGCTCCGAAATACCTACGGATCATAATGGCTTTATTTTCTATCATATCTTCAAAATCTGATTGGGTACAGAATTATTTTGAGACTTATCAAAGCCTCGATGGCGCAATAGCTTGAACCATTAACTCTCATCACAGAGTctccggttcgatcctcgcccgctaAGTACCATTTGACTGTGTCGATCATGCTActcttacaaaaaatactccaacACTATCGTGTTGATAAAGCATTGAGTCTTATGATGATATCATAGTTAGAGAATAGACTATCAGTTAATATCAACGGACTAACAACCACTGGAACAGCAATGCGAATGGGTGTACCACAGGGTTCCATTTTAGGTCCTTTTCTATTCGGCGTTATTTAAACGATGTAGCGCATttcctcaaaaaaaaacaatgttttttcCTCCCATTTTACATTGGTTTACaaggaataataattaaatattattgattatatatgCTTAATACAATTGAAAACAAATGCGTTAGTTTTACACTTCAAAGTTTACATTTTTGTCACACAATTCCACACACTTTCTTGGAAtaacatgaaataaaaaagtgcAATGGAGTAGGTAGGGTAGTAGATGGGGATATTCACGCTTTGGCTAACAGACTGAGTTAAACTGCCCTTGCAGTTAGATAAAAGAATAAAAGATGatcacttatatttatttttatccgTTTTGAAGGCTGATAGTTACCTACTGTATAGTCACACGTAGCGGAGCTAGTACCTGTTGTATTAACTATTAATTGCTGTATAGAGTACGTGCAGTTCATATTTTtcgataatatattaaatactttttgttgTAGCTTTGTACAAATTTTAGGACGTATTTCGCTCTTCTAAATTATGAGTTATACCTacttaatcaatattattttttagtgtcGTCAAGAACAACAACCCCGCCGGCTGTTTTAAGAGCTGGACCTGAAAGAGGACCCATCGTGAGACTGGTTGCTGTGAACAGAACTGAAGTAGAACACGCGCCGCAACCTATTCTTGGTATGTTCTGTAGCAGTTAAACCTTACTTCcaaaaatgctattatttatttatttataactatgtCTATGTttcaaatatgatttttaagAAGTATTAGGGGCTGTAAAATAAAAGGCCACCTATTTGAAGATATTTATTCAAGTACGAAACAAACTTTGTTCACGTTGTAACTCGAAGCCGCGTCACGGAAACATTTCTGTCGCACAGTTACTTCTTCTGCTGCTTCTGAGAACTTCTTCATATATTTCGCGACTCGCCAtacctttctttctttcttctttcttgtGCCCCTTATGTATTGACCGCTGTCtgattatataaaattgaaaacgaGGAGAGTTGAAACAGCCTTGTTCAAATCCTATTGGTCTCCGCAACGCAATAtttgaaactatttttattttttatggaataggaggacaaacgagcgtacgggtcacctgttgttaagtgatcaccgccgcccataatctcttgcaacaccagaggaatcacaggatcgttgctggcctttaaggaaggtgtacgcgctttttttgaaggtacccatgtctgtgccctccccagaatacgaagggcagcccgagctagagtgctcggggagggattctccgactctggtggagccggtaccctcctggggtactatctctttaagGACCGCTTtaataatctttgttggggaagggTGAGAGgggatggccaccggtcctcgacactaacccatgcaaaacatagcggcactaggccgctacttcacgccggtattctgtgcaagtttggtaattaacccggacgaggctcgattgtgctgacgtcaaaagatggcagcgtgactctcccacttctaaaaagctattaaattattactaaattatttttgttagagTTGTATTgtccaaataatattgataggtttttatTCACTTATTACAAGATTAAAAAATTTATGGCGCTTACGTAGATTGCTTTTGGACAGTTTTGCGCATTTGCAAATTGCATGCACTTGAGAtcaatacaaaatagataaaaaaggGGATCAACGCTCTTGATTTGCTTTATATCTATTTTGAATGTATGCTGTTAGTAAGAATACCCTAGCAGTTTTATTGCAGCAGCTAGCAggtattaaaattacttttgtaaaaaaaattaaagaagttaatattttgaatatgctTAATCAGCGAATGGAGTCCGGGCTTATAGAAATGAAACTGACAGTACAAATGCGCGTCTCTCTCTTTCCAGAATATAAGCATAAGATACATGAATTACAAAATGTAACCTTatgtatattatacaaaataaataaaaagtattatagtATCTATACATACGTAATTTTTTCTCAAATTGCcaaacatttacttttttataataaattcaatcagCTATCTTGTATCTATCTTATAGTCTATTACTTAATTGTAGAATATGTAAACGATCAAAAATCCTTGGATATTATAATCATCTTAATTTTTAAAGCAAATAAATTACGATATACTATTATTCAAAGAGCGCAAAATAAACAGACAGAGTTTCCTACAcaggaatataatattaaacaaatatatgcTTTCTTACTAAGCTATTCCATTTCATTCCAGAGGTATACCAGACAAGGAAACCAGGAGAAAAAGTTTATTTGGAAACGTCACAAACTCCAGTTGTGCTTTTGGAAACGGAAAGGtcagtttaatataattaattgcttAGAATGtatatcaaatttaaagaaatcgTATACTAGAATTGGACGTTAAATAACTGGTAAACATAATATCTGCACCTATTAATAAATCTGATCTGCATTTGATGTTATTTACAGATACAAATATTTGTACACTTCATTAATCGGCTGAGGTAGACAAAAGTGCAAAcatgtcacctgatggtaactGATCACCACCTCCCGATCGCTCTTATAACACCAGAGTAAACACGAACGTTGCCGTCCACCTAGGTGGGTGTTCACGcggtttttgaaaattttcatggTGTATTATTGATCGGAAAACACAGTCTTCTCGAAAATTTCGGAAAGCGCATAACTGGGATGCATCATGAGATtagagcaatactccatatgtggcagGGCCTGCGCCTCAGAGACCCTTAAAATGTGGGCTTGAAGAAGTCTCTGGCAGTATTTTCGGTTCCTTCggagctattttttttatcttcccGATGACTTCAAAATTTTTGAAGACCGCTCTTATCGACTAATGCTTTTTTGAGTTTTACGTAATGCTAGAACAAGTTGCATTATGTcccattctgcgaccttctTAAGGTGTCGAGAGAGAATATAAATTTCTTCCGGCATTTTCTTACGAGAGTCAACATAGACGGCAACTGCATGTAATACAACATTGAAAGGCCGAAGATTGTGTTGGAGATAATACACAATCTTGGGGAACACCAGCGTTCGCGGGCTTTGAGACTGACCAACAACTGCGAACATCTAGTTGCGAATAACTAGTAGTTGCTGGTGATGCACCTGTAAAAAATCTGAGGAAGCCTATATCATCATGTGTTTTTCATGAAAAGTGCATTATGTAATACTCGAAAGCCTTAGCTTTCAAAGCCTTGCTATCAATGGCTGCAGATTGCTAATCGATCGTAGGTATATGTCGAAAGCCGTACTTTCGGTATTTGATCAGTGGTATCAAAGTAATTTAGTTTCTAGCGCCACATGAATGACCTCTTATCTCACCATCAGGATGACTGGCATTTATCTACAGCCCTGTTCTAACTTAGCTTTTACAAGGCGAATAGTGAAAAATGCATTTTTGAATACTTATTCTGTACCAAAATAATATAGTGCCAATGCATGTATTTTACAGGCCACATTTCTATGTATTTTACAGGCCACCCAAGCAGCCGCAATTCTTACCACATGAACGCGACTTAGCTCGGCGGCTGATCGGACGTTTTCGACGTTCTAAAAACAACACGTCAACTGTTTCTTTCTTCAGAGCACTAAATAGCAGCGAGCCCGCATTAATCCATTCGATTGCTTGAAATATCTCCACGTCTGATGAACTGGCGACGCTTTTTCCTATTGTTTGTTGCTTTGTttgctattattttatatattcgttaatatatctgtagatttatttatattaatgataaattgtaacaattgtgaaatcaataaaacttttttataatgtaataatacatttattttcaacAAGTTACACTTACAAGAACGTATAcaacataaaattttacacCAAAATTGGAAAACTGGAGTTTAAATCTGTTTTGTTCCCCACAATAGTGATGTTGCTTACGTCGTGAACTAATGATGTTATTCGGTTATCGATTGACGATGAATTATATCCGAAGAGTTTATAGAAGactgtattgttattataagatTCTGGCGGAGAATCTGCTTCTCTGCGCGCCACTCGATGCGCAAAGCCACGTTGAACTGCTTTGTCTAAAGAACGTAGAACGTGTCCAGGTGTTGGCTTTGTCGGTCCTGATCTCAAAGCACCGACGGCTACTGCGGCTTTTTCTAAGGGATACAGTTAAGCCATTAGTAAGAATTTATTAATATGAGGTAACTAAGTAGCGAAATAATTTACGTCCGCATTTTCTTGTCTCTACTGGTCAAGGGTATATGAGTGAGTCATATAGCCAAAACAAGGAATTGAGGTAACGATCTTGGCCTGTATATTACTCACTgcgaatataaataatataacgaaatgCAACAAAAGAATGGACTTCCTACTCTTTCACTCGCTGTGCAACACATACTCAGTCTTTCGCTTCGTAGCTTTTATCGCCGAATTCGTTATATGTGGACATGTCTACACGGCCATGGCCTTATACGATCCGATATTTCACACTTTTAGAACAAAaattcatatacatattatctaATAACTATGCTAATTTATCATcggatattatttataatttgaatacttTCGCTGCATGTTCATCCATTGATAATATGGAAACCCAGACATGGAtaagaatacttataaaatgTTGGTAACGGGGATTTAACTCTCAACCAGATCTCCGATACCACGTCTTGCTCTGGCGCATCAGGCTCCtctcaaatatatattaatcttatttatatctttatttatatatctttcttaAGTTGTCAACGTATATATACATtcattaacataaaattaataggAATTTTCGCTAAAACACGTAAGTCAGATATATAAATGCAAACTTAATACTAAGGGATTCAGCTACTGAAATACGAACCCATAGATTCCACTGAATTCTGCACGAAGCAATAATGGAAGCCTATGCCGATGCCCATGACCATCACCGTAATTATTGTTACGGTAAGGCAGCACGTCAACATCGCACAAACCGTACATAGTGATACTCTGAAATATAATCACTCAGTTTATATGAATTTCATCTAGAGCTGGAACCTCCAAAGAAGCGGCCATCAACGGGTAGGTACTCTATCATGGAACGCTTGTACGGCGGTGAACGGCTAGGACAGATGATACCGTTTGACATATTGTATATCTGGTCATTACATTACTTAACCcctgtcaaattttaaatacgTCGTACCTCGACCTCGCTATGGATCGAtggaatacaaaaaatatatagtcaCCGCAGAGTCCCATCCTGACACACTAAGTAGTGAGTAGGTAGTTTTGCGTGATTGCGCCTCAAAAAGAGTTAGATATttcctttttattataaatacatagatatggcATCTAATATCACAATTATAAGACAGAAATAAACACAAACCAATTAATTTCAGGACATTGAATAAGCGTCTCTAAACAAGATACACAGAAAGTTATTCATCATTACTGTCATTTACTCATTTACTGTCATTTACTGTCCTCTCAGGTCCACCTAGGGTGACTTTGTTTGAAAGAGTTTACAATGACGGCTCGAATAATCTTGTAAGATGTTTTATGATTCACTACCCTGTGCTTGTGTAGGTATAGCCTGCGAAGGCTAAAAAGGTATTTAAGAAGAATTTACCTACCTTTCAAGAGCATCTAAGAGGATGGACACAAATGAACTTAGGGAACAGCACACGCAGCCCATATTACTTCATGcctttgatattattttaataaagttacaTCACATTAAGTTCGagaacaataatttttattaaacatatgGAGTTTATGTACACTATATATGATTTTTAATCATTGCTTCCGCTATGAGAAACGGTGATAATAATGAATTGATAGATTAACTGAGAAGACGT includes the following:
- the LOC126979481 gene encoding uncharacterized protein LOC126979481, coding for MGLVQSIFCSVIFCIERVLTWTCCAFVLMLIMFTIIVLMVYGISVGYHYAQKELASFAMSSRTTTPPAVLRAGPERGPIVRLVAVNRTEVEHAPQPILEVYQTRKPGEKVYLETSQTPVVLLETERPPKQPQFLPHERDLARRLIGRFRRSKNNTSTVSFFRALNSSEPALIHSIA